In Vibrio tritonius, the following are encoded in one genomic region:
- a CDS encoding MinD/ParA family protein translates to MTNKMIYDQASGLRRLTQPSLTKVITVTGGKGGVGKTNVTLGMAICMARQGKKVMVLDADLGLANVDVMLGIRPKRNLGHVLAGECELKDAIVEGPFGIRIIPATSGTQSMTELSHAQHVGLIRAFGSLEDEMDVLLVDTAAGISDMVVSFSRAAQDVVVVVCDEPTSITDAYALIKLLSREHQVQRFKIVANMVRSYREGRELFAKLTLVTERFLNVSLELVACIPLDDNVRQAVKKQKIVVDAFPRSPAALAISSLATKALTWPIPRTPSGHLEFFVERLLNRTEIVGEPFGE, encoded by the coding sequence ATGACGAATAAAATGATATATGACCAAGCTAGCGGATTACGCCGCTTAACCCAACCCTCTCTTACGAAAGTGATCACGGTCACTGGCGGTAAAGGTGGTGTAGGGAAAACCAACGTGACTCTCGGTATGGCGATTTGTATGGCTCGCCAAGGGAAAAAAGTCATGGTGCTTGATGCTGACTTAGGCTTAGCCAATGTCGATGTCATGCTTGGAATTCGCCCTAAACGCAACCTCGGACATGTTTTAGCCGGAGAGTGCGAGCTAAAAGATGCCATTGTTGAAGGCCCGTTTGGTATTCGAATTATTCCCGCCACCTCTGGAACGCAGTCAATGACAGAGTTGTCACACGCGCAACATGTTGGTTTAATTCGAGCTTTTGGTAGTCTAGAAGATGAAATGGACGTGCTGTTAGTCGATACAGCTGCCGGGATTTCTGATATGGTAGTAAGCTTTTCACGTGCAGCTCAAGATGTAGTCGTAGTGGTATGTGATGAGCCAACCTCGATTACTGATGCGTACGCTTTAATTAAATTGCTCAGTAGAGAACATCAAGTACAACGTTTTAAAATTGTTGCTAATATGGTGAGAAGCTATCGAGAAGGACGAGAATTGTTTGCAAAATTGACATTAGTCACAGAGCGGTTCTTGAATGTTAGCTTAGAGCTCGTTGCGTGCATACCTTTAGATGATAATGTGCGTCAAGCCGTGAAAAAGCAAAAAATTGTGGTTGATGCTTTCCCTCGTTCACCAGCTGCACTTGCAATTAGCTCATTAGCGACCAAAGCTTTAACATGGCCAATACCAAGGACGCCGAGTGGACATTTGGAATTCTTTGTTGAGCGGCTACTCAATCGTACGGAAATAGTAGGGGAACCTTTTGGTGAATAA
- the sixA gene encoding phosphohistidine phosphatase SixA → MKIFIMRHGEAESLAQSDDQRALTERGQNDSVVVAQACVSEHGPVVFDKVLVSPYLRAQQTWDAISAHFSAHSVENCDDITPYGQAENVHDYLLAIAEHESLENILIVSHLPLVGYLVSEFVADLPAPMFTTSSLYCVDYQIDSQVGEVLWSVRP, encoded by the coding sequence ATGAAAATATTTATTATGCGTCATGGGGAAGCGGAATCGCTTGCGCAAAGTGATGACCAACGCGCTCTAACCGAACGAGGCCAAAATGATTCAGTAGTGGTAGCACAAGCGTGTGTTAGCGAACATGGTCCCGTGGTATTTGACAAGGTATTAGTGAGTCCTTACTTACGTGCTCAACAGACATGGGATGCCATTTCCGCGCATTTTTCTGCTCACTCTGTGGAAAATTGTGATGATATTACTCCTTATGGCCAAGCAGAAAACGTGCATGATTATTTGTTGGCGATTGCAGAACATGAGTCCCTAGAGAACATTTTGATTGTTTCTCACTTGCCTTTGGTCGGGTATTTGGTCTCCGAGTTCGTTGCCGATCTTCCTGCGCCGATGTTCACGACATCGAGTTTGTACTGTGTTGATTATCAAATTGACAGTCAGGTTGGTGAAGTTCTGTGGTCAGTACGACCATAA
- the argS gene encoding arginine--tRNA ligase — protein MNIQALINDKVSQALEAAGAPAGSPAAVRQSAKPQFGDYQANGVMGVAKKLGTNPREFAQKVLDVLDLEGIASKTEIAGPGFINIFLSDEFLAKSAEAALADARLGVAKEAAQTIVADYSAPNVAKEMHVGHLRSTIIGDAVVRTLEFLGHNVIRANHIGDWGTQFGMLIANLERVQQENGEVSMELSDLEAFYRESKKLYDEDEEFAVKARSYVVKLQGGDEYCREMWKKLVDITMVQNQRNYDRLNVSLTRENVMGESMYNDMLPGIVADLKAQGLAKEDDGAQVVYLDEYQNKDGDPMGVIVQKRDGGYLYTTTDIACAKYRYETLGADRVLYFIDSRQHQHLMQAWTIVRKAGYVPETVSLEHHAFGMMLGKDGRPFKTRAGGTVRLAALLDEAEQRATKLIEEKNSDWSEDEKANIAKTVAMAAVKYADLSKHRTTDYIFDWDNMLAFEGNTAPYMQYAYTRVASIFSKAGISMDELSGSILVSEEKEKALVAKLMQFEEAVQSVAREGQPHILCGYLFELAGQFSGFYEACPILNAEEDVKNSRLKLAALTAKTIKQGLSLLGINTLERM, from the coding sequence GTGAATATCCAAGCACTGATTAATGACAAAGTCTCTCAGGCTCTCGAAGCCGCAGGTGCACCTGCAGGCTCTCCTGCAGCGGTTCGCCAATCCGCGAAACCACAGTTTGGTGATTACCAAGCTAACGGCGTGATGGGTGTAGCGAAAAAACTCGGCACTAACCCTCGCGAATTCGCGCAAAAAGTCTTGGATGTGTTAGATCTTGAAGGTATTGCGAGCAAAACTGAAATCGCTGGCCCTGGCTTTATCAACATTTTTCTAAGCGACGAATTCCTAGCGAAATCAGCAGAAGCAGCGCTAGCCGACGCACGTTTAGGCGTTGCAAAAGAAGCAGCACAAACCATCGTCGCTGACTACTCAGCGCCAAACGTAGCCAAAGAAATGCACGTAGGCCACCTACGTTCAACCATCATTGGTGATGCTGTTGTTCGTACCCTTGAATTCTTAGGCCATAACGTTATCCGCGCGAACCACATCGGTGACTGGGGTACTCAGTTCGGTATGTTGATCGCCAACCTAGAGCGCGTACAACAAGAGAACGGCGAAGTTTCAATGGAACTGTCTGACCTTGAAGCGTTCTACCGTGAATCGAAAAAACTGTACGACGAAGACGAAGAGTTCGCAGTGAAAGCACGTAGCTACGTAGTGAAACTGCAAGGCGGCGATGAATACTGCCGTGAAATGTGGAAGAAACTGGTTGATATCACTATGGTACAAAACCAGCGTAACTACGACCGTCTCAACGTGTCCCTCACTCGTGAGAACGTGATGGGCGAAAGCATGTACAACGATATGCTACCAGGCATTGTTGCTGACCTTAAAGCTCAAGGTTTGGCTAAAGAAGATGATGGTGCTCAAGTTGTTTACCTTGATGAATACCAAAACAAAGATGGCGACCCTATGGGCGTTATCGTACAAAAACGTGACGGCGGTTATCTATACACCACAACCGACATCGCTTGTGCGAAATACCGTTATGAAACGCTAGGCGCAGACCGCGTGTTGTACTTCATTGACTCACGTCAGCACCAACACCTAATGCAAGCTTGGACCATCGTACGTAAAGCGGGCTACGTTCCTGAGACTGTAAGTCTAGAGCACCACGCATTCGGTATGATGCTAGGTAAAGATGGTCGTCCATTTAAGACTCGCGCAGGTGGCACCGTTCGCCTAGCGGCACTGCTTGATGAAGCAGAACAGCGTGCAACCAAACTGATCGAAGAGAAAAACTCAGATTGGAGCGAAGACGAGAAAGCGAACATCGCGAAAACCGTTGCAATGGCTGCAGTTAAATACGCTGACCTATCGAAACACCGTACCACTGATTATATCTTTGATTGGGACAACATGTTGGCATTCGAAGGTAACACGGCACCGTACATGCAATACGCTTACACTCGCGTTGCTTCAATCTTCTCTAAAGCTGGTATTTCTATGGATGAGCTTTCAGGTTCAATCCTAGTATCAGAAGAGAAAGAGAAAGCATTGGTTGCGAAACTGATGCAATTTGAAGAAGCGGTTCAATCTGTTGCACGTGAAGGTCAGCCGCACATCCTTTGTGGCTACCTATTCGAATTAGCCGGTCAATTCTCTGGTTTCTACGAAGCGTGTCCAATTCTGAACGCGGAAGAAGACGTGAAGAACAGCCGTTTGAAATTGGCAGCATTAACCGCGAAGACCATCAAGCAAGGTCTGTCGCTATTGGGTATTAATACGCTAGAACGTATGTAA
- a CDS encoding RNA polymerase sigma factor FliA, which produces MNKALTYDQYGNVNSQQLFLEKYSVLVKRIAHHLIGRLPPSVLIEDLIQAGMIGLLEAQRNYDGSKGASFETYAGIRIRGAMLDDIRRGDWVPRSVHRVNREISQAISTLEGELNRDPSDSEVAKYLGMSLEQYHSALNDINCSRIVGIEDLGVADDAISPIDDEEDNSPFKGVADESFRKALVESIKSLPEREALVLSLYYDEELNLKEIGEVIGVSESRVSQILSQSMQRLRTKLSSWTEND; this is translated from the coding sequence GTGAATAAAGCGCTAACTTATGATCAATACGGAAATGTGAACAGTCAGCAACTGTTCCTGGAGAAATACTCCGTATTGGTTAAGCGTATAGCTCATCATTTGATTGGGCGATTACCTCCAAGCGTTCTTATAGAAGATTTAATCCAAGCAGGAATGATTGGCCTGCTGGAAGCACAACGTAATTACGACGGGTCTAAAGGCGCTAGCTTTGAAACCTATGCAGGAATTCGAATTCGTGGGGCCATGCTTGACGATATTCGACGTGGTGACTGGGTACCACGCTCGGTTCATAGAGTGAACCGAGAAATTAGCCAGGCTATTTCAACATTGGAAGGTGAACTTAATCGAGATCCTTCTGACTCTGAAGTAGCGAAGTATTTGGGGATGTCGCTAGAACAGTACCACAGTGCCTTAAATGATATTAACTGTTCTCGAATAGTTGGTATAGAAGATTTAGGTGTCGCTGATGATGCTATCTCGCCCATTGATGATGAAGAAGACAACTCACCATTTAAGGGAGTTGCCGATGAATCATTTCGAAAAGCATTAGTTGAATCAATAAAATCGCTTCCGGAGCGTGAAGCTTTGGTACTTTCGCTCTATTATGATGAAGAACTAAACTTGAAAGAAATTGGTGAGGTCATCGGTGTCAGTGAATCTCGCGTTAGCCAGATACTTAGCCAATCAATGCAGCGTCTACGAACAAAGTTGAGTTCTTGGACAGAAAATGACTAA
- a CDS encoding insulinase family protein → MHISPNDHHSYRYLTLANGLRVLLIHDENAQKSAAAVAVNVGHFDDPLDREGLAHYLEHMLFLGTEKYPKVGEFQNFINQHGGSNNAWTGTEHTCFFFDVTPNVFDTALDRFSQFFTAPLFNAEALDKERQAVNSEYKMKINEDARRLYQVQKETINPNHPFAKFSVGNLETLSDRPGSSIRDEIMAFHAREYSADLMTLAVLGPDSLDQLETWVRDGFSDIPNHHRFGKTITEPFVTPEQTGLMIRVEPLKEIRKLILSFPLPGTESHYRKKPLSYFAHLLGYEGEGSLMLTLKEKGWITSLSAGGGTSGSNYREFSVGCSLTKTGLKHVDEIIQALFQTIRLVAEEGLARWRYLEKRAVLESAFQFQETARSMDLVSHLVINMQHYDSEDIIYGDYVMQEYDEALLRSLLTYFTPENLRATLITKKGKHKHYAHKAKWYFTPYNVESFSTEQQQLWREPLADLPIFLPPQNPFICYDLASKPVLNEQNVPEVIEELEGFRLWHMQDQVFPVPKGVIYIAIDSPHSVANPRNIVMTRLCVEMFLDSLTKETYQAEIAGMGYNLYAHQGGVTLSISGFSQKQPELMKMILDKFALRSFSEQRFNTIKNQLQRNWRNAAQDRPISQLFNALTGLLQPNNPPYATLLEALQDIEVSELASFVDKILAQLHVEMFVFGDWQRDDALRMGEQLKNALRVHNQTYEESLRPLVMLGNSGTFQYSVDCKQEDSAIVVYYQSELMDARSIALYSLANHLMSAAFFNEIRTKQQLGYMVGTGNMPLNRHPGIVLYVQSPHATPNELLTSIDEFLNALYLVLLELNEYEWHSSKRGLWNQIASPDQTLRSRAQRMWVGIGNKDWTFHQREDVLEELKNLSRSDMIRFVVKELKPRRANRLIMHTLGQNHQDQDQPLHCGHEVGSIEEFQLRPKAYDIG, encoded by the coding sequence GTGCACATTAGTCCTAATGATCATCATTCTTATCGCTATCTAACTCTCGCCAACGGATTGAGAGTGCTACTTATTCATGATGAGAATGCGCAAAAATCAGCAGCGGCTGTTGCTGTTAATGTGGGACACTTTGACGATCCACTCGACCGTGAAGGGTTAGCGCATTATCTCGAACACATGCTATTTCTCGGCACTGAAAAGTACCCCAAAGTTGGTGAGTTTCAAAACTTTATCAATCAACACGGTGGGAGCAACAATGCTTGGACCGGAACAGAGCATACTTGCTTCTTTTTCGATGTCACCCCCAATGTATTTGATACCGCTCTCGACCGATTCAGTCAGTTTTTTACCGCCCCTTTGTTTAATGCAGAAGCACTCGACAAAGAGCGTCAAGCAGTTAACTCTGAATATAAAATGAAGATTAATGAAGATGCGCGTCGTTTGTATCAAGTGCAAAAAGAAACCATTAATCCCAACCACCCATTTGCCAAGTTTTCTGTCGGCAACCTAGAAACACTAAGCGATCGCCCTGGAAGCAGTATTCGTGACGAAATAATGGCGTTTCACGCCCGTGAATATTCTGCTGATTTGATGACATTAGCAGTACTAGGCCCCGACTCTCTTGACCAACTCGAAACTTGGGTCAGAGACGGGTTTTCCGATATCCCTAATCACCATCGCTTTGGAAAAACCATTACCGAACCTTTCGTAACACCCGAGCAAACAGGACTTATGATTCGGGTAGAGCCTTTAAAAGAAATTCGCAAACTGATTCTTAGCTTCCCGCTACCGGGAACGGAGAGCCACTATCGTAAAAAACCGCTCTCCTATTTTGCCCATTTATTAGGGTATGAAGGCGAAGGCAGCCTGATGCTGACACTTAAAGAAAAAGGTTGGATTACTTCCCTCTCCGCAGGTGGCGGTACTAGTGGCAGTAACTATCGCGAGTTTTCAGTCGGTTGTAGCCTAACAAAAACCGGATTAAAACACGTCGACGAGATCATTCAAGCGCTGTTTCAAACGATTCGCCTAGTGGCTGAAGAAGGTTTAGCTAGATGGCGCTATCTGGAAAAACGGGCGGTATTAGAATCAGCATTTCAATTTCAAGAAACCGCGCGCTCAATGGATTTAGTCAGTCACTTAGTCATCAACATGCAGCATTACGACAGTGAAGACATCATCTATGGCGACTACGTCATGCAAGAGTATGATGAAGCTCTACTACGGTCACTGTTAACCTACTTCACTCCAGAAAACTTGCGTGCCACACTCATCACCAAAAAGGGCAAACACAAGCACTATGCCCATAAAGCAAAGTGGTACTTTACCCCTTATAATGTCGAATCATTTTCCACAGAACAACAGCAATTGTGGCGCGAACCTCTTGCAGATTTGCCCATTTTCTTGCCGCCGCAAAATCCATTTATCTGTTACGACTTAGCCTCCAAACCGGTACTTAATGAACAAAACGTTCCGGAAGTGATAGAAGAGTTGGAAGGTTTCCGTTTGTGGCATATGCAGGATCAAGTTTTCCCTGTGCCTAAAGGCGTCATCTACATCGCCATCGATAGCCCACATTCGGTGGCCAATCCACGTAATATTGTGATGACACGTCTATGTGTCGAAATGTTTTTGGACTCCTTAACCAAAGAGACATACCAAGCAGAAATCGCTGGGATGGGGTATAACCTGTACGCTCATCAAGGGGGTGTAACATTATCTATTTCAGGCTTTAGCCAGAAACAGCCAGAATTGATGAAAATGATTCTGGATAAATTTGCTTTGCGAAGCTTTAGCGAGCAGCGTTTCAACACCATTAAAAACCAGTTACAACGCAATTGGCGTAATGCAGCTCAAGACCGTCCAATATCCCAACTATTCAATGCTCTGACTGGGTTATTGCAACCCAATAACCCACCCTACGCTACGTTATTAGAAGCATTACAAGATATTGAAGTTTCTGAGTTAGCATCATTCGTGGACAAAATATTGGCACAATTGCATGTCGAAATGTTCGTATTTGGTGATTGGCAAAGAGACGATGCTCTGCGCATGGGTGAACAATTGAAAAATGCGCTTCGTGTTCATAATCAAACTTATGAAGAGTCATTGCGTCCACTGGTTATGCTTGGCAATAGTGGCACTTTCCAATATTCCGTTGATTGCAAACAAGAAGATTCTGCCATTGTTGTCTACTACCAATCTGAATTGATGGATGCCCGCAGTATCGCACTCTACTCTCTGGCTAACCATCTGATGTCTGCCGCTTTCTTTAATGAAATACGGACTAAACAACAACTTGGATATATGGTTGGCACCGGCAATATGCCGCTCAATCGCCATCCGGGAATCGTTCTCTACGTACAATCACCTCACGCCACACCCAATGAATTGCTGACCTCGATTGATGAGTTCTTAAATGCACTTTATTTGGTGCTTTTGGAGCTAAACGAATATGAATGGCACAGCAGTAAACGAGGTTTGTGGAATCAGATTGCAAGTCCTGACCAGACATTACGTTCAAGAGCCCAGAGGATGTGGGTTGGCATTGGCAACAAGGATTGGACTTTCCATCAAAGAGAAGATGTATTAGAAGAGCTTAAAAACCTGTCTCGCAGCGATATGATTCGCTTCGTGGTAAAAGAGCTGAAACCTCGCCGGGCTAATCGTTTGATCATGCATACACTAGGACAAAACCATCAAGATCAAGACCAACCTCTGCACTGCGGGCATGAAGTTGGCTCAATTGAAGAATTTCAGCTTCGTCCTAAAGCATACGATATCGGTTAA
- a CDS encoding VOC family protein, with amino-acid sequence MTHELHQAGLAPDQMLARLTSFIDQIVTFSQRIGLDLTAYQMDHIALRINDEKLAQQAHQAWLAYGDEISCAQINGRPIIVLAFNPVLDAGCWKIDCLELPYPALGKAYPTQDWEHVECVIPSNAQTAQEYLDDLLARFPLFATQFAQFESLGVKVKLSSPKGEGERLANPTVALKWQGITIKLHPHSLKAVIESER; translated from the coding sequence ATGACGCACGAACTACATCAGGCGGGGCTTGCACCGGATCAAATGCTGGCTAGACTAACGAGCTTTATCGACCAAATCGTTACTTTTTCTCAACGTATTGGTTTGGATTTAACCGCTTATCAGATGGATCACATCGCGCTTAGAATTAATGACGAAAAATTGGCGCAGCAAGCTCATCAAGCTTGGCTCGCTTATGGGGATGAGATTTCCTGTGCACAGATTAATGGCCGACCGATTATTGTGTTGGCATTTAATCCTGTGCTCGACGCCGGTTGTTGGAAAATTGATTGCTTAGAGTTGCCTTATCCAGCGTTGGGGAAAGCGTATCCTACGCAGGATTGGGAGCATGTTGAATGCGTTATTCCGTCTAATGCACAGACAGCGCAAGAGTATTTAGACGATTTATTGGCACGTTTTCCGCTATTTGCGACCCAATTTGCCCAGTTTGAGTCACTTGGTGTCAAGGTCAAGCTTTCCAGCCCGAAAGGAGAAGGGGAGCGACTCGCCAACCCAACGGTCGCTCTTAAGTGGCAGGGGATTACGATAAAACTGCATCCCCATTCTTTAAAAGCGGTTATCGAATCTGAACGTTAA
- the flhA gene encoding flagellar biosynthesis protein FlhA, translated as MKFTLPFADKFPSIPKRSMPAIGAPVMVLASLAMVVLPMPAFLLDLFFTFNIALALVVLLVTVYTRRPLDFAAFPTVLLIATLLRLALNVASTRVVLLKGHEGGGAAGNVIEAFGNVVIGGNYAVGLVVFLILMIINFVVVTKGAGRISEVSARFTLDALPGKQMAIDADLNAGLIDQEQARTRRGEVTKEADFYGSMDGASKFVKGDAIAGILILFINILGGLTIGMLQYGLGFGEAIQIYTLLTIGDGLVAQIPSLLLSIGAAIMVTRQNTDEDMGQQVVFQLFDNPKALTITAAILGTMGIVPGMPHFAFLLLAALAGGVAYYMQKKQKEAKDDVNKLPATSDQDAPTQKELSWDDVQPVDMIGLEVGYRLIPLVDKDQGGELLERVKGVRKKLSQDFGFLIPPVHIRDNLELTPNSYRITLMGVAVGEAEIRPDQELAINPGQVYGMVDGEHTYDPAFGLEAVWIRDEQREHAQALGYTVVDSSTVLATHLSQLLTNNASQLIGHEEVTNLLDMLGRSAPKLVEGFVPDQLPLGVVVKVLQNLLNEAIPIRDIRTIIQTLAEYASKSQEPDILTAAVRISLKRLIVQEINGIEPELPVITLIPELEQILHQTMQAAGGESAGIEPGLAERLQASLAQATQEQELKGEPAVLLTSGVLRSTLAKFVKNTIPNLRVLSYQEIPDEKQIRIVQAVGN; from the coding sequence ATGAAGTTTACACTGCCTTTTGCGGATAAGTTCCCCTCCATTCCTAAACGCTCTATGCCAGCGATCGGTGCGCCGGTTATGGTACTGGCGTCACTGGCGATGGTGGTTTTGCCGATGCCGGCATTCCTGCTCGACTTGTTCTTCACCTTTAATATTGCGTTAGCCTTGGTAGTGCTGTTAGTGACGGTATATACCCGTCGCCCACTAGATTTCGCTGCATTTCCCACCGTATTGCTGATCGCAACATTGTTACGTTTGGCGTTAAACGTGGCATCGACACGTGTGGTATTACTCAAAGGTCACGAGGGGGGCGGGGCTGCAGGTAACGTGATCGAAGCGTTTGGTAACGTTGTTATCGGTGGTAACTACGCAGTGGGTTTAGTGGTATTCCTTATTTTGATGATCATTAACTTTGTTGTGGTCACCAAAGGTGCTGGTCGTATTTCCGAAGTGAGTGCCCGCTTTACGTTGGATGCCTTGCCTGGTAAGCAAATGGCTATCGATGCAGATTTAAATGCAGGCTTGATTGACCAAGAGCAAGCACGTACTCGTCGTGGTGAAGTCACCAAAGAAGCGGACTTCTACGGTTCTATGGACGGTGCGTCTAAATTTGTGAAAGGTGATGCCATTGCCGGTATTCTCATCCTCTTTATCAACATTCTCGGTGGTTTAACCATTGGTATGCTCCAGTATGGATTGGGCTTTGGTGAAGCGATTCAAATCTATACCTTGTTGACCATCGGTGACGGCTTGGTGGCGCAAATTCCATCGCTGCTGCTCTCTATTGGCGCCGCCATCATGGTAACGCGTCAAAATACCGATGAAGATATGGGCCAGCAGGTTGTCTTTCAGCTGTTTGATAACCCGAAAGCTTTAACTATCACTGCAGCCATCCTTGGTACCATGGGGATCGTTCCTGGCATGCCTCACTTTGCTTTTCTGTTGCTGGCGGCATTAGCCGGTGGTGTTGCGTATTACATGCAGAAAAAGCAGAAAGAAGCGAAAGACGATGTCAATAAACTGCCAGCTACTTCCGACCAAGATGCACCGACTCAAAAAGAACTGTCTTGGGACGATGTTCAACCCGTTGATATGATTGGGCTAGAAGTTGGGTATCGCTTAATTCCTTTGGTGGATAAAGACCAAGGGGGAGAGCTACTCGAAAGGGTAAAAGGGGTGCGTAAGAAATTGTCGCAAGACTTTGGCTTCTTGATCCCTCCAGTTCATATTCGCGATAACCTAGAATTAACCCCGAACAGCTATCGTATTACCCTAATGGGGGTGGCTGTTGGTGAAGCGGAAATTCGCCCAGACCAAGAGCTTGCGATAAACCCAGGGCAAGTGTATGGCATGGTGGATGGGGAGCATACCTATGACCCAGCTTTCGGGCTGGAGGCTGTATGGATTCGTGATGAACAACGTGAACATGCGCAAGCATTGGGTTATACGGTTGTCGATTCGTCAACCGTACTCGCGACGCACTTGAGCCAATTGCTAACCAATAATGCATCACAGTTGATAGGTCATGAAGAAGTGACCAACCTACTGGATATGCTTGGTCGCTCAGCGCCTAAATTGGTGGAAGGTTTTGTTCCAGACCAGTTACCGCTGGGAGTGGTGGTGAAAGTGCTACAGAACCTACTTAATGAAGCCATTCCAATTCGCGATATTCGAACCATTATCCAAACCCTTGCTGAATACGCGAGTAAGAGTCAAGAACCTGACATTCTTACCGCCGCGGTGAGGATCTCCTTGAAGCGTCTAATCGTCCAAGAAATCAATGGAATAGAGCCTGAGTTGCCAGTGATTACCCTAATTCCTGAATTGGAACAAATATTGCATCAAACAATGCAAGCAGCAGGCGGAGAATCAGCCGGTATTGAACCTGGGTTAGCGGAGCGCTTACAAGCGTCACTGGCTCAAGCAACTCAAGAACAAGAGTTGAAAGGGGAACCAGCTGTGCTTCTGACCTCTGGAGTTCTACGTTCAACGTTAGCGAAATTCGTCAAAAATACGATTCCTAACCTGCGGGTTCTCTCCTATCAGGAGATCCCTGACGAGAAACAAATTCGCATAGTTCAGGCTGTGGGTAACTAG
- the cheY gene encoding chemotaxis response regulator CheY, producing MKILIVDDFSTMRRIVKNLLRDLGFNNTQEADDGLTALPMLKKGDFDFVVTDWNMPGMQGIDLLKNIRADEELKHLPVLMITAEAKREQIIEAAQAGVNGYIVKPFTAATLKEKLDKIFERL from the coding sequence ATGAAGATCCTTATTGTTGATGACTTCTCAACAATGCGCCGTATTGTAAAGAACCTTCTGCGTGATCTTGGCTTTAATAATACCCAAGAAGCTGATGACGGTTTAACGGCTTTGCCAATGCTTAAAAAAGGGGACTTTGACTTTGTTGTGACTGACTGGAACATGCCAGGCATGCAAGGTATTGACCTACTTAAAAATATTCGTGCGGATGAAGAGCTTAAACATCTTCCTGTTCTTATGATCACAGCCGAAGCAAAACGTGAACAGATCATCGAAGCAGCTCAAGCAGGTGTTAACGGTTACATTGTGAAACCATTCACAGCAGCAACGCTGAAAGAAAAACTAGATAAAATCTTTGAGCGTCTATAA
- the flhF gene encoding flagellar biosynthesis protein FlhF, with the protein MSRYTDSSSQPRLSDRESDGHRGNAGRQTPKLDPTRFERSRREQDTSLATEELESMREEMESIRRLLEHQVSGLMWQEVERREPLRAMLIRRLERMGVSLDLADQLACYIPEDTPPPKAWKALLRLVADQVPVAKQDILKRGGVVALLGPTGVGKTTTVAKLAARAAMEFGSDNVALVTTDTYRIGAHEQLSIYGRIMGCPVKVAKDSKELADVISQLRNRRLILVDTAGMGQRDVRLSEQLDTLMQESGEVIHSYLVLPATAQRKVLQETIEHFRRIPLSGCIMTKLDECLSLGEFVSVVVQNALPVAYIANGQRVPEDIVIAQPKYMVSKANELLEKSTENEPHYWASDVEKF; encoded by the coding sequence ATCTCCCGTTACACTGACTCTTCATCACAGCCTCGTTTATCCGATAGAGAAAGCGATGGCCACCGTGGAAATGCAGGCCGTCAAACGCCCAAACTCGACCCAACTCGATTCGAACGTTCTCGGCGCGAGCAGGATACAAGCCTTGCTACTGAAGAGTTGGAAAGCATGCGCGAAGAGATGGAGTCGATTCGTCGTCTACTCGAACACCAAGTATCTGGTTTAATGTGGCAGGAAGTTGAGCGTCGAGAGCCGCTGCGTGCCATGTTAATTCGTCGCTTAGAGCGCATGGGCGTGTCGCTGGATTTAGCGGACCAACTTGCATGCTATATCCCAGAAGATACGCCGCCACCCAAAGCGTGGAAAGCGTTATTGCGTTTAGTCGCTGACCAAGTTCCTGTAGCGAAACAAGATATCCTCAAGCGCGGTGGTGTTGTGGCCTTGTTAGGGCCGACTGGAGTGGGCAAAACCACGACTGTCGCGAAATTGGCCGCGCGAGCCGCAATGGAATTTGGTTCGGACAATGTCGCGCTAGTTACCACTGATACGTATCGTATTGGTGCGCACGAACAATTATCTATTTACGGACGAATTATGGGGTGTCCTGTAAAAGTTGCTAAAGATTCCAAAGAGTTAGCCGATGTAATATCTCAGTTGCGAAATCGTCGTTTAATTTTGGTCGATACCGCAGGGATGGGACAGCGCGATGTTCGGCTTTCAGAGCAATTGGATACCCTAATGCAAGAGAGCGGAGAAGTCATTCATAGCTATCTTGTGCTACCTGCTACAGCACAACGCAAAGTGCTGCAGGAAACGATTGAGCATTTCAGAAGGATTCCGCTTTCTGGGTGTATTATGACCAAGCTAGATGAGTGCTTGAGTTTAGGGGAATTTGTCAGTGTTGTGGTACAGAACGCTTTACCAGTGGCCTACATCGCCAATGGTCAGCGAGTGCCCGAAGATATCGTGATTGCCCAGCCAAAATACATGGTATCTAAAGCTAACGAGTTACTGGAAAAGTCGACAGAAAATGAACCTCACTACTGGGCTAGTGACGTAGAGAAATTCTAG